From Haemorhous mexicanus isolate bHaeMex1 chromosome 1, bHaeMex1.pri, whole genome shotgun sequence, one genomic window encodes:
- the LRRC30 gene encoding leucine-rich repeat-containing protein 30, with protein sequence MGSEHSKNEERRSMVFLRKGPKLPAWEDALLAGREPKSLLKRGLRYVSLSLIMKGMTTTPDFLWGLHEVQKLNLSRNQLVVIPPSLGKLDRLVVLNLGGNCLKCLPKEIGLLRNLKVLFVNMNCLKEVPAELSLCRKLEVLSLSHNCISQLPLSFTDLTNLRKLNLSNNRFVQIPLCIFALRSLDFLHLGSNKLENIAESIQYLVNLQIFIVENNNIRSLPRSLCYISTLELLNADYNAIQTLPDDLYLLHRLRRIAWNPMDKGLHIAHNPLSRPLPEVVEGGLDVLFNYLRDKKEHN encoded by the coding sequence ATGGGAAGTGAGCACTCGAAGAACGAGGAGCGAAGGAGCATGGTTTTCCTTAGGAAAGGCCCGAAGCTGCCTGCATGGGAAGACGCCCTTCTGGCAGGGAGAGAGCCCAAGTCACTGCTGAAGCGGGGATTACGTTATGTCAGCCTGAGCCTCATCATGAAAGGGATGACCACCACCCCTGACTTCTTGTGGGGACTGCATGAGGTGCAGAAGCTGAACCTCTCACGCAACCAGCTGGTGGTGATTCCTccttctctggggaagctggaCAGGCTGGTAGTGCTGAACTTGGGCGGCAACTGCCTCAAGTGCCTACCTAAGGAGATCGGGCTGCTGAGGAACCTGAAGGTCTTGTTTGTCAATATGAATTGCTTGAAAGAagtgccagcagagctcagcttgtGCAGGAAGCTGGAGGTTCTGAGCCTCTCACACAACTGCATCTCACAACTGCCTTTGAGCTTCACCGACCTGACAAATTTGAGGAAATTGAACCTCAGTAACAACCGCTTTGTGCAAATTCCCCTCTGCATTTTCGCCCTGAGAAGCTTAGACTTCTTGCACCTAGGGTCCAACAAGCTGGAAAACATCGCAGAGAGCATCCAGTATCTGGTCAATCTGCAAATCTTTATCGTGGAAAACAACAACATACGCAGTCTCCCACGGTCCCTGTGCTACATCAGCACTCTGGAGTTACTGAATGCCGACTACAACGCCATACAGACGCTGCCGGATGACCTGTACCTGCTGCACCGGCTGCGCCGCATTGCCTGGAACCCCATGGACAAAGGGCTCCACATCGCCCACAACCCCCTGTCCCGGCCCCTGCCCGAGGTCGTCGAGGGGGGGCTCGATGTCCTCTTCAACTACCTCAGGGACAAAAAGGAGCACAACTGA